The following coding sequences are from one Pigmentibacter sp. JX0631 window:
- a CDS encoding aminotransferase class V-fold PLP-dependent enzyme, translated as MQDTKIIQFASDNYVGAHPDIAAILMTSLESIEIPYGSDTYSKLAKEEFQKQFKQDCEVFFVGTGTAANVVALKSILRSYEGVICSDIAHINTAEGGALENFIGAKIFTAPSHASDGKLTLSSLKQVFQNFRNIHFNKPRAVSITQSTELGTVYTCEEIKEICDFAHANGLIVHMDGARIANAAAYLKKTFKEMVVDTGVDILSFGATKNGAIMAEAIVVFNKDLIKDMLYIQKQSMQLFSKMRFIPAQFIPYFKNNLWLKNAANANEKAYYIAEELKSTKLYKILNKVETNQIFIELPINLKDDLAKNYLFYITQENFEKNICSIRIITSYNTSEADAQKLISDFKQAEYNFLLSQSF; from the coding sequence ATGCAAGATACTAAAATTATTCAATTTGCAAGTGATAACTATGTAGGAGCACATCCTGACATTGCAGCTATTCTAATGACTTCCTTAGAAAGTATAGAAATTCCTTATGGATCAGATACTTATTCAAAACTAGCAAAGGAAGAGTTTCAAAAACAATTTAAGCAAGATTGTGAAGTTTTTTTTGTTGGGACAGGAACTGCAGCAAATGTAGTTGCTTTGAAAAGTATTTTGCGCAGTTACGAAGGGGTAATTTGTTCAGATATTGCCCACATTAATACCGCCGAGGGTGGAGCACTTGAGAACTTTATTGGAGCTAAAATTTTTACCGCCCCATCGCATGCATCAGATGGAAAACTTACTTTAAGTAGTCTTAAGCAAGTATTCCAAAATTTCCGGAATATCCATTTTAATAAACCAAGAGCAGTTTCTATAACTCAATCAACCGAATTAGGGACTGTGTATACTTGTGAGGAAATTAAAGAAATTTGTGATTTTGCCCATGCAAACGGTTTAATTGTGCATATGGATGGCGCTCGTATAGCAAATGCAGCTGCTTACTTAAAGAAAACTTTCAAAGAAATGGTTGTTGATACAGGAGTAGATATACTATCTTTTGGCGCAACAAAAAATGGAGCCATTATGGCAGAGGCCATAGTTGTGTTTAATAAAGATCTAATCAAAGACATGCTTTATATTCAAAAACAATCTATGCAATTGTTTTCTAAAATGAGATTCATACCTGCACAGTTTATTCCTTATTTTAAAAATAATTTGTGGTTAAAAAATGCGGCTAATGCTAATGAGAAAGCTTATTATATTGCAGAAGAATTAAAATCTACGAAACTGTATAAAATTCTTAATAAAGTTGAGACTAACCAAATTTTTATTGAATTACCAATAAATCTTAAAGACGACTTAGCTAAAAATTATTTGTTTTATATTACCCAAGAAAACTTCGAAAAAAATATTTGTTCTATAAGAATCATCACTTCCTATAACACTTCAGAAGCTGATGCCCAAAAACTTATTTCAGATTTCAAACAAGCTGAATATAACTTTCTACTATCTCAATCTTTTTGA
- a CDS encoding transporter substrate-binding domain-containing protein translates to MNFIITKKCFANEIQDFKIVTETLPFLTFIGKDGKTEGVLADRINKLRKNLKIKAEIELLPWSRAYIIAQKENGTMIYPIAKTPEREKLFKFCCILYKAKTFLFKLKERSDINIKTLEDAKKYSIGVIRDDIKHKMLENLKFTNLELSASQEVNFKKLIGKREDLIIANEFVLKSQLQEFNINENELEKAYEVKEADPNRYIAFNLNVEDSSIEKIKSALKKIYNPDLD, encoded by the coding sequence ATGAATTTTATTATAACAAAGAAGTGTTTTGCTAATGAAATTCAAGATTTTAAAATTGTTACTGAAACATTACCCTTCTTAACATTTATAGGTAAGGATGGAAAAACTGAAGGTGTTTTAGCAGATAGAATTAATAAATTAAGAAAAAACCTAAAAATCAAAGCAGAAATAGAATTGCTTCCTTGGTCAAGAGCCTACATTATTGCACAAAAAGAAAATGGAACGATGATTTATCCCATTGCCAAAACCCCTGAAAGAGAAAAATTATTTAAATTTTGTTGCATTTTGTACAAAGCAAAAACATTTTTATTTAAACTAAAAGAAAGAAGTGATATTAATATAAAGACTCTAGAAGATGCAAAAAAATATTCTATTGGAGTGATTAGAGATGATATTAAACATAAAATGTTAGAAAATCTTAAATTTACTAACTTAGAATTATCAGCCTCACAAGAAGTCAACTTCAAGAAACTGATTGGAAAAAGAGAAGACTTAATTATAGCTAATGAATTTGTTTTAAAGTCTCAACTTCAAGAATTTAATATCAATGAAAATGAATTAGAAAAGGCATATGAAGTCAAAGAAGCAGACCCTAATAGATATATCGCCTTTAATTTAAATGTAGAAGATAGTTCTATTGAAAAAATAAAAAGCGCATTGAAAAAAATATACAACCCTGATTTAGATTGA
- a CDS encoding phosphodiester glycosidase family protein produces the protein MMKKNYFLLIIAVLIQACNSVNKNSKVELENVSTINHNGIIISQENIVGQASAKIFSAEIPQKKFNLELVKPYDAIDSSYRVSQWAKEKSALIAINAGFFSIYEKAKGIQLPSYNLNTCYPNNYDPYNALPARNLKINAKWFGTFPNENGVVAWSKKQELFYIDKIKNINYIKLLGNDILFNNFNRYPLNSNITVFTDIWKKPIPIYKSGMLLYSDKSKIIKIEKLSSKGKGFIVPKDGFVVFLSDAVKLPPLKIGDALTLEVKTISSSNLENKLEKIDFIVSGNPILIQDGKIQENYPNTHFYLNSYARTAICQLTNNNILLLVVSGNDESLGKSVGLSIPELSTVMLQKGCYNAINLDGGHSSVFYFNGKVLNRNFSSKEDDCFKIHERSVSDLILVK, from the coding sequence ATGATGAAAAAAAATTATTTTTTATTAATTATTGCTGTTCTAATTCAAGCTTGTAACAGTGTAAATAAAAATTCCAAAGTAGAATTAGAAAATGTTAGTACTATAAACCACAATGGAATTATAATAAGTCAAGAAAATATTGTTGGGCAAGCATCGGCTAAAATTTTTTCTGCTGAAATTCCACAAAAAAAATTTAATCTTGAATTAGTAAAACCATATGATGCGATTGATTCTAGCTACCGAGTTTCCCAATGGGCAAAAGAAAAATCTGCTTTAATAGCAATTAATGCAGGTTTTTTTTCTATTTATGAAAAAGCAAAAGGAATTCAGTTACCTAGTTATAACTTAAATACCTGTTACCCCAATAATTATGATCCTTATAATGCACTACCTGCAAGAAATTTGAAAATAAATGCAAAATGGTTTGGAACATTTCCTAATGAAAATGGCGTAGTGGCGTGGTCTAAAAAGCAAGAATTATTTTATATTGATAAAATAAAAAATATAAATTACATAAAATTACTAGGGAATGATATTTTATTTAATAATTTTAATAGATATCCCTTAAATTCAAATATAACTGTTTTTACAGATATTTGGAAAAAACCTATTCCTATTTATAAATCAGGGATGTTACTGTATAGTGATAAAAGTAAAATTATTAAAATAGAAAAGTTATCATCTAAAGGAAAAGGTTTTATAGTTCCTAAAGATGGATTTGTTGTATTTCTTTCAGATGCAGTTAAGTTACCTCCATTAAAAATTGGTGATGCTCTGACATTAGAAGTTAAAACAATATCTTCCTCAAATTTAGAAAATAAATTAGAAAAAATTGATTTCATTGTAAGTGGAAATCCAATTTTAATTCAAGATGGAAAAATTCAAGAAAATTATCCCAATACTCATTTTTATTTAAATTCATATGCAAGAACAGCGATATGTCAACTAACTAATAATAATATTTTATTACTAGTCGTATCTGGTAATGATGAGTCGCTCGGAAAATCAGTGGGTTTAAGTATTCCTGAATTATCCACAGTTATGTTACAAAAAGGCTGTTATAATGCAATAAATCTTGATGGAGGACACTCTTCTGTTTTTTATTTTAATGGAAAAGTATTAAATAGAAATTTTTCTAGTAAAGAAGATGATTGTTTTAAAATTCATGAGCGTTCTGTTTCTGATCTTATTTTGGTAAAATGA
- a CDS encoding TonB-dependent receptor, protein MKFIIATKLFLLPSLAYSQSPAPIIVLPKDESSDLGKMQSKEKFKTSQEILEDPASGNINQEHISATTEPGTLPEPKSISDLAKRITTGQVEQFGGEAGALRVRLRGARAFEPTYYFNGLPLAGSDSSEQIVSLIPISAIASLLVYPDSPPFWLSSMGISGDINVISCQKDNCFAKNRASDENFFKLNSRVGSFHYWQNSISHALQLNKNYSVFSAVEATSSKEDYPVFNNNNSILNANKGQYENLQNNDFHKYSGYFHLNINSNFFGSINSANLYTDYEKGISGAVSSSSSARIKKKLFISTLQAEKFYPDNGIMWNNQLGIILNKSEISNFSEGFTTQANSSFNTTAQVKSWVTIPSQIISEEKSGIILEYLNFTQNTTAAVPAALDNSSDSQSNSQRQEFHLGLFESIYFPVTKDYSLSFNLNSWVSAAQSQMSIDCNKGNLQSICNTKSNNMDKNIYGYSFSIQQKYLFIINYLRYTLAMRRPYLAEIYGSPSGILANNNLQEEQSKKIEFGFTFPYFEIGTFYTKDSNLIFLQEINQFTSQYQNIEDSNRVGLYLNSDVYLYKNWKFYFSYQYVKSLMTKNKNEYFVPRSSENSINSGTSVDNIFLTKFNEYSTYFGSFVNLNWQSEFYLDYLNINKVEIPPIYNTGFSFQFKNRKEQRNFIFSFDIFNIADETYARVSNITGFSQQMQTNGYIGYPPPGRRFYLTISGEI, encoded by the coding sequence ATGAAGTTTATTATCGCAACAAAACTTTTTTTGTTGCCTAGTTTGGCATATTCCCAAAGTCCAGCTCCAATTATTGTGTTACCTAAAGATGAAAGTTCTGATTTAGGGAAAATGCAATCAAAAGAAAAATTTAAAACTTCACAAGAAATTTTAGAAGATCCTGCTTCTGGAAATATCAATCAGGAACATATTTCTGCAACAACAGAACCCGGGACATTACCAGAACCAAAAAGTATTTCTGATTTGGCAAAAAGAATAACTACAGGACAAGTAGAACAATTTGGTGGTGAAGCTGGTGCTTTGCGAGTCCGTCTCAGAGGTGCTCGGGCTTTTGAGCCCACTTACTATTTTAATGGACTTCCTTTGGCTGGATCTGATTCCAGTGAGCAAATAGTTTCTTTAATTCCTATTTCAGCAATAGCAAGCCTGCTGGTTTATCCCGATAGCCCACCCTTTTGGTTAAGCAGTATGGGCATTAGTGGCGATATAAATGTGATCAGTTGTCAGAAAGATAATTGCTTTGCTAAAAATAGAGCGTCTGATGAAAATTTTTTCAAATTAAATTCTAGAGTGGGTTCATTTCATTACTGGCAAAACTCTATTAGTCATGCTCTTCAGTTGAATAAGAATTATTCTGTGTTTTCTGCGGTAGAAGCAACAAGTAGTAAAGAAGACTATCCTGTATTTAACAATAATAATTCTATATTAAATGCAAATAAAGGTCAGTATGAAAATTTGCAAAATAATGATTTTCATAAATATTCAGGATATTTTCATTTAAATATAAATTCTAATTTTTTCGGAAGTATAAATTCAGCTAATTTATATACAGATTATGAAAAGGGAATTTCAGGAGCAGTCAGTAGTTCTTCAAGTGCAAGAATTAAAAAGAAACTATTTATAAGCACTCTTCAAGCGGAAAAATTTTATCCAGATAATGGAATAATGTGGAACAATCAATTAGGGATTATTTTAAATAAATCAGAAATTTCAAATTTTTCTGAAGGATTTACTACTCAAGCAAATTCAAGTTTTAATACAACGGCGCAAGTTAAATCATGGGTAACAATTCCATCTCAAATTATTTCAGAAGAAAAGTCTGGTATTATTTTAGAATACCTTAATTTTACGCAAAATACTACAGCCGCGGTTCCTGCAGCACTTGATAATTCTAGTGATAGTCAAAGTAACTCACAAAGGCAAGAATTTCATTTAGGACTATTTGAAAGTATTTATTTTCCAGTAACTAAAGATTATTCTTTATCATTTAATTTAAATAGCTGGGTTTCAGCAGCTCAGTCGCAGATGTCTATTGATTGTAATAAAGGAAATTTACAAAGCATTTGTAATACTAAAAGCAATAATATGGATAAAAATATTTACGGTTATTCTTTTTCAATTCAACAAAAATATTTATTTATTATAAATTATTTGCGCTATACCTTAGCAATGCGTAGACCTTACTTAGCTGAAATTTATGGTTCACCAAGTGGAATTTTGGCAAATAATAATTTGCAAGAGGAACAAAGCAAAAAAATTGAATTTGGGTTTACATTTCCCTATTTTGAAATTGGAACTTTTTATACAAAAGATTCTAATTTAATTTTTCTGCAAGAAATTAATCAGTTTACTTCACAGTATCAAAATATAGAAGATTCAAATCGTGTTGGATTGTATTTAAATTCAGATGTTTACTTGTATAAAAATTGGAAATTCTATTTTTCTTACCAATATGTTAAATCATTAATGACTAAAAATAAAAACGAATATTTTGTTCCAAGAAGCTCAGAAAATTCAATTAATTCTGGAACAAGCGTTGATAATATATTTTTAACAAAGTTTAATGAATACTCTACATATTTTGGCTCATTTGTAAATTTAAATTGGCAAAGCGAGTTTTATTTGGATTACTTAAATATAAATAAAGTAGAGATACCTCCTATTTACAATACGGGTTTTTCTTTCCAATTTAAAAATAGAAAAGAACAAAGAAACTTTATTTTTTCTTTCGATATTTTTAATATAGCTGATGAAACTTATGCAAGAGTATCAAACATCACAGGTTTTTCACAACAAATGCAAACAAATGGTTATATTGGTTACCCTCCCCCCGGAAGACGATTTTATCTTACAATTTCAGGAGAAATATAA
- a CDS encoding leucine-rich repeat domain-containing protein — MQILKRNILIDAFYGDAEMEFANLIEYLKLENISPEHDFSKKSLYRIARSKDINIVASTLEQIKFLDLSAFPEAKVQVLESSFFKFLPNVVELNIDYQPLSNSDDIYIFSKLKKLSMKGFNLVNISFLPSFINLEEVVLDDNKIIILHGLENLINLKKLSLKKNKIRKIDEICELKNLQELNISENDISDLGSLKNLAQLKKLSANKNMLDNIDSFDSLKNLIQLELAENQIHSIEPLQFLINLTKLDLRKNRIKNIKCLKDLRNLFELSLSGNPLYDDDLDIFPRSLRID, encoded by the coding sequence ATGCAAATATTAAAAAGAAATATTTTAATTGATGCATTTTATGGAGATGCTGAAATGGAATTTGCTAATTTAATTGAATATCTAAAGCTTGAAAATATATCACCTGAACATGATTTCAGTAAAAAAAGTCTTTATCGAATAGCGAGATCTAAAGACATAAACATTGTTGCAAGTACTTTAGAGCAAATAAAATTTTTAGATTTAAGTGCATTTCCAGAAGCGAAAGTACAAGTACTTGAAAGTTCATTTTTTAAGTTTTTACCGAATGTAGTTGAGCTAAATATAGATTATCAACCTTTGTCTAACTCAGATGACATATATATTTTTTCAAAATTAAAAAAACTTTCAATGAAAGGTTTTAATTTAGTCAATATTTCTTTTCTGCCGAGTTTTATCAATTTAGAGGAAGTAGTTCTTGATGATAATAAAATAATTATTTTGCATGGGCTAGAAAATTTAATTAATTTAAAAAAATTATCCTTGAAGAAAAATAAAATTAGAAAAATTGATGAAATTTGTGAATTAAAAAACTTACAAGAACTGAATATTTCTGAAAACGATATTAGTGACTTGGGAAGTTTAAAGAATTTAGCACAGTTAAAAAAATTATCAGCTAATAAAAACATGCTAGATAATATTGATTCATTTGATAGCTTAAAAAATTTGATCCAATTGGAATTGGCTGAAAATCAGATTCATTCCATAGAACCCTTACAGTTTTTAATTAATTTAACAAAATTAGATTTACGAAAAAATAGAATTAAAAATATTAAATGTTTAAAAGATTTACGAAATTTATTTGAATTAAGTTTATCAGGCAATCCATTGTATGATGATGATTTAGATATATTTCCTCGTTCTTTAAGGATTGATTAA
- the rlmM gene encoding 23S rRNA (cytidine(2498)-2'-O)-methyltransferase RlmM, with translation MSYSLLLYCRSGFESECAAEILAYTAERSVAGFVKAKGNTAHVLFQGHDPQAVINIWNDLQLKDLIFARQIILVAPLVADLPETNRTKPIYNLFLTNFADVLNGRHILDDLFIETFDTDSQKELLNFCKKFTSPMLSELKKNGFIINDKSQRALRMHLVFLTGQSCYIGLCAPKKASQWFMGIPRFKFPIDAPSRSTLKLEEALHVFCNSAERESELQAGMTAVDLGASPGGWTYQFVRRNIYVFAIDNGPMQDKLMKTGLVEHLKEDGFKYRSKKPVDWLVCDMVEQPKKIAQLIADWAKFKLSKRFIFNLKLPMKKRYIEVTNCLNLIRSELDAERIRYTLQARQLYHDREEVTVYLKIEN, from the coding sequence ATGTCTTATTCTTTATTGCTTTATTGTAGATCTGGCTTTGAAAGCGAATGTGCTGCGGAAATCTTGGCTTATACAGCTGAACGTTCCGTTGCAGGCTTTGTCAAAGCGAAGGGAAACACCGCCCATGTTCTTTTTCAAGGACATGATCCTCAAGCAGTAATCAATATTTGGAATGATTTGCAATTAAAAGATCTTATTTTTGCAAGACAAATAATTTTAGTTGCTCCCTTAGTGGCAGACTTACCTGAAACCAATAGAACAAAACCTATATATAACTTATTTTTAACAAATTTTGCCGATGTTTTAAATGGAAGACATATTTTAGATGATCTTTTTATAGAAACTTTTGATACAGATTCGCAAAAAGAGCTATTAAATTTTTGTAAAAAATTTACAAGTCCTATGCTTTCAGAGCTAAAGAAAAATGGTTTTATTATAAATGATAAATCTCAGCGCGCTTTACGAATGCATTTAGTATTTTTAACAGGACAAAGTTGCTATATTGGTTTATGTGCCCCTAAAAAGGCTTCGCAATGGTTTATGGGAATTCCGAGATTTAAATTTCCTATCGATGCCCCTAGTCGCTCTACTTTAAAGCTAGAAGAAGCATTGCATGTTTTCTGCAATTCAGCAGAAAGGGAAAGTGAATTGCAAGCAGGTATGACAGCTGTAGATTTAGGAGCAAGCCCAGGGGGATGGACTTATCAATTTGTGCGCAGAAATATCTATGTTTTTGCGATAGATAATGGACCAATGCAAGATAAATTAATGAAAACTGGTTTGGTTGAGCATTTGAAAGAAGATGGGTTTAAATATAGATCAAAAAAACCAGTGGATTGGTTAGTTTGTGATATGGTTGAACAACCTAAGAAAATTGCCCAATTAATAGCTGATTGGGCTAAGTTTAAATTAAGCAAAAGGTTTATTTTTAATTTAAAATTACCAATGAAAAAAAGATATATTGAAGTAACAAATTGCTTAAATTTAATTCGTAGTGAATTAGACGCAGAGCGAATTCGCTATACTTTGCAAGCGCGCCAACTCTATCATGATAGGGAAGAAGTTACTGTGTATTTAAAAATTGAAAACTAA
- a CDS encoding multidrug effflux MFS transporter — MTKSMQNSHKLIFATVLFLVPISQAAIDIYSPSLPNIMKNLQTTESNVQLTISLFLVALGIGQYLYGAISDNLGRKKTLLIGMLIFTIASYFSYKADNIYILIVSRFFQGLGSASIAVLSKAISVDLYAGVSLMKASAWIGLIWGVAPIIAPVIGGYLDELGGWRLCFLFLTIYGFIGCLFILFFIKETLKKSEPFSINGIISNSFIIVRNKDFLGSTLIVSATNLGLFVFTLMAPFFIQVIAKKSQIYFSYLALVVGIIYILGAYVSNFAVKYFEGDKVIKLVSKVLLFFGIFVLIFSVLFPFSIILLMLISCLFAFSSGFLYPFLVSRMFAPFENKAGIVSANYGIISYAFSGLVTILLSYISIKSVLEISIAYFIVSLITFLSSAFMFRIKIK; from the coding sequence ATGACTAAAAGTATGCAAAATTCCCATAAACTTATTTTTGCTACTGTCTTGTTTTTAGTCCCAATTTCACAAGCTGCAATCGATATTTATTCTCCTTCTTTGCCTAATATAATGAAGAATTTGCAAACAACTGAAAGTAACGTACAGCTAACAATTTCATTATTTTTAGTAGCTTTAGGAATTGGTCAATATTTGTATGGAGCCATTTCTGATAATTTAGGAAGGAAAAAAACACTTTTAATTGGTATGTTGATTTTTACAATAGCTAGTTATTTTAGCTATAAAGCAGATAATATTTATATATTAATAGTGAGTCGTTTTTTTCAAGGTTTAGGTTCTGCTTCAATTGCAGTGTTATCAAAAGCTATATCTGTAGATTTATATGCTGGTGTTTCTTTAATGAAAGCTAGTGCTTGGATTGGTTTAATTTGGGGAGTAGCACCTATCATTGCTCCAGTAATTGGTGGTTATCTAGATGAATTAGGTGGTTGGCGTCTTTGCTTTTTGTTTTTAACTATTTATGGCTTTATTGGTTGTTTATTTATTCTGTTTTTTATTAAAGAAACATTAAAAAAATCTGAGCCTTTTTCTATAAATGGAATTATAAGTAATTCATTTATTATTGTTCGGAATAAAGATTTTTTAGGTAGCACACTCATAGTATCTGCAACTAATTTAGGCCTTTTTGTCTTTACTCTAATGGCTCCTTTTTTTATTCAAGTTATTGCTAAAAAATCTCAAATTTATTTTTCTTATCTAGCCCTTGTTGTTGGAATTATTTATATACTTGGAGCATATGTAAGTAATTTCGCGGTTAAGTATTTTGAAGGAGACAAAGTAATAAAACTTGTTTCTAAAGTACTATTATTCTTTGGAATATTTGTTTTAATTTTTTCTGTATTGTTTCCTTTTTCAATCATTCTTTTAATGCTTATTTCCTGTCTATTTGCATTTTCATCAGGTTTTTTATATCCTTTCTTGGTTAGTAGGATGTTTGCTCCTTTCGAAAACAAGGCTGGAATAGTTAGTGCTAATTATGGAATTATATCGTATGCCTTTTCTGGATTAGTAACTATTCTATTAAGTTATATTAGTATAAAATCTGTTTTGGAAATTTCCATAGCTTATTTTATTGTTTCATTAATCACTTTTTTATCTTCAGCATTTATGTTTAGAATAAAAATCAAGTAG
- a CDS encoding transporter substrate-binding domain-containing protein, translated as MYKFLYLFVFFVYSAVAFGQDADLSFEKIQKSGVLKVCSQAGFIPFEVKDNKGNWKGFDVDIMQEFAKKYKLKLVMMDTTLDGLIPSLLTGKCDFIASGLTITEERQKAVLFSKPVYTVIVSAALLNTPENKEKYKTFSDLDSLGTKIATHTGSAATLFLKGYLKKATHLQFDTESDEVNAVVQKRTTAFVEDNVFIAQAKKEMKIDFYTLYSNEKGDLAMAARKKDQQLIEKFNEFLAQIEKNGQYANIKKKYFN; from the coding sequence ATGTATAAGTTTTTATATTTATTTGTGTTTTTTGTATATTCTGCAGTTGCTTTTGGACAAGATGCTGATCTGAGTTTTGAAAAAATTCAGAAGTCGGGAGTATTAAAAGTGTGTTCACAAGCTGGATTTATTCCTTTTGAAGTAAAAGACAATAAAGGAAATTGGAAAGGTTTTGACGTTGATATCATGCAAGAGTTTGCAAAAAAATATAAGCTAAAATTAGTTATGATGGATACTACTTTAGATGGTTTAATTCCATCTTTATTGACAGGTAAATGCGACTTTATTGCTTCAGGATTAACAATAACGGAAGAAAGGCAAAAGGCAGTATTGTTTTCAAAACCAGTTTATACAGTCATTGTTTCTGCAGCGTTATTGAATACCCCAGAAAATAAAGAAAAGTATAAAACGTTTAGTGATTTAGATTCTTTGGGCACAAAAATTGCAACTCATACAGGAAGTGCTGCCACATTATTTTTAAAAGGTTATTTAAAAAAGGCTACACATTTGCAATTTGATACAGAAAGTGATGAAGTGAATGCTGTAGTCCAAAAAAGAACCACAGCTTTTGTTGAAGATAATGTTTTTATCGCACAAGCAAAAAAGGAAATGAAAATAGATTTTTATACTCTTTACTCGAATGAGAAAGGAGATTTGGCAATGGCTGCAAGAAAAAAAGATCAACAGCTAATAGAAAAATTTAATGAATTTCTTGCTCAAATTGAAAAAAATGGTCAATATGCAAATATTAAAAAGAAATATTTTAATTGA
- a CDS encoding RidA family protein, whose protein sequence is MSRKCFQPKELFASQPWGFSQVVVAEKNKIVHISGQVAWNSEGQCLAQTLEGQFRQVMQNIFHALHCVNASAENIQMLRLYIPNFQPGKDADLISKLLIETFGSENQPASTWLGVQALAQPEYLIEVDCVAAIN, encoded by the coding sequence ATGTCAAGAAAATGTTTTCAACCAAAAGAATTATTTGCTAGTCAACCTTGGGGGTTTTCTCAGGTTGTTGTTGCTGAAAAAAATAAAATTGTTCATATCTCTGGACAAGTAGCATGGAATTCTGAAGGTCAATGTTTAGCACAAACTTTAGAAGGTCAATTTAGACAAGTAATGCAAAATATTTTTCATGCATTGCATTGTGTAAACGCTTCTGCAGAAAATATTCAAATGCTTAGACTTTATATTCCAAATTTCCAACCTGGAAAAGATGCCGATTTAATAAGTAAGTTATTGATCGAAACATTCGGCTCTGAAAATCAACCTGCTTCCACGTGGCTAGGAGTACAAGCCCTAGCTCAACCAGAATACTTAATAGAAGTAGATTGTGTTGCCGCTATAAATTAA
- a CDS encoding GAF domain-containing sensor histidine kinase gives MLAAPILENEDKRIKELYDYGILDTPPEFNLDEIVFIASYICHTPISLISIIDKERQWFKANLGLNAAETPRDISFCGHAIQQDEIFIVENTEHDERFKDNPLVTADPKIKFYAGSPLITSTGYKLGTLCVIDYKPSKLNSDQERILKALAKLVIQNFEMKKLFKKIQNDEKNLIQHAKMLSLGEMASGIAHEINNPLMIITGKTHLMKEYIKENKTIDGTYLLNEIEKIEVTKDRIKDIISNLRLFAKNSEKEPLQPYSILGLLNETLLLCNEKIKNRSIEINIEHSENVKNIYINCKPNHIRQAFLNLLLNAYDALETVENKVINISFQVLSDRIKISFIDNGVGISKENRENLMKPFFTTKEVGKGIGLGLCSTKGIIEEHKGIFYLDTIIQNTCFVIELPR, from the coding sequence ATGTTAGCAGCACCTATTTTAGAAAATGAAGACAAAAGAATAAAAGAGTTATACGATTATGGGATACTAGATACTCCTCCAGAATTTAATTTAGATGAAATTGTTTTTATAGCATCTTATATTTGTCATACACCAATCAGCTTAATTAGTATTATTGATAAAGAAAGGCAGTGGTTTAAAGCAAATCTTGGTCTAAATGCAGCAGAAACCCCTCGTGATATTTCTTTTTGTGGGCATGCCATTCAACAAGATGAAATTTTTATTGTTGAAAATACAGAACATGATGAACGATTTAAAGATAATCCTTTAGTAACTGCAGATCCTAAAATTAAATTTTATGCGGGTTCTCCATTAATCACAAGTACAGGTTACAAATTAGGAACACTTTGTGTAATAGATTATAAACCAAGTAAACTAAATAGCGATCAAGAACGTATTTTGAAAGCATTGGCAAAACTAGTCATTCAAAACTTTGAAATGAAAAAATTGTTTAAAAAAATTCAAAATGATGAAAAAAATCTGATTCAGCATGCAAAAATGCTTTCTTTAGGAGAAATGGCCTCTGGGATAGCGCATGAAATTAACAATCCGTTAATGATTATTACCGGTAAGACACATCTTATGAAAGAATATATAAAAGAAAATAAAACAATAGATGGGACTTATTTATTAAATGAAATAGAAAAAATTGAGGTTACTAAAGATCGAATTAAAGATATAATTAGCAATTTAAGACTTTTTGCCAAAAATTCTGAAAAAGAACCTCTTCAACCATATTCTATATTAGGATTGCTAAATGAAACTTTATTACTTTGCAATGAAAAAATTAAAAATAGAAGCATTGAAATTAATATAGAACACTCTGAAAATGTAAAAAATATCTATATCAATTGTAAACCTAATCACATCCGCCAAGCTTTTTTAAATTTACTTCTAAATGCCTATGATGCTCTTGAAACCGTGGAAAATAAAGTAATTAATATTTCTTTTCAAGTTTTATCAGATAGAATTAAAATAAGTTTTATTGATAATGGAGTAGGTATCTCAAAGGAGAACAGAGAAAATTTAATGAAACCTTTTTTTACAACAAAAGAAGTAGGAAAAGGCATTGGATTAGGATTGTGCTCTACCAAAGGAATTATAGAAGAACATAAAGGAATATTTTACTTGGATACAATAATTCAAAATACTTGTTTTGTTATAGAGTTACCTAGATAA